From Helicoverpa zea isolate HzStark_Cry1AcR chromosome 12, ilHelZeax1.1, whole genome shotgun sequence:
CCATTCGAGTAGGCACTTTACTacacaatcttgataagactttttacacaaatacatattaaacaaattaactACTGCCTAACAATGTTTCAAATGATTACGTACTTGTTATTAGGAATGCAAAGGAATGAAAAAAGACTAGGtactttaaagttttttttttacattgtttttatgAGTAGTAGATTTTACGGTTACTAATTGATACATCTTTGCCTCGCACATAAATCTTTCTCTGGTCTTGTTTGATTGCTGTCCTTCGGACCATGCAAGTGAGGGAATAGAGAGTACTCCTGTCTCTGCAGAAATACTTAtccttataaattaatattaattataaatgcaaaagtaactctgtctgtctgttatgctTTCACGTCGAAACCAATGaacataagatagtttttaatcctggacttttgaagagttctcttggtaATGCCATACAACTGCACtcgccgcgggtggaagctatgGAAGCTAAGTGCTCCATAATAGCTAGCTGATCTTATAGAGAACTGCCATAGTAGCCAAAAATGGGTCAATTTTTGTTGCTCATAATCTTAAGCTATTCTAGTTTATACATTAAACTAAACTGTTGAGGTACAATTCTTCAGTTTTCTATGAAATTAGTATTTGATCAATCAAAAACACAGATAGcatattattgaaaattaatttatttccaaCACAATGCTGTTAAAGCACAATCCGCATATTGAGTACAAACTGTTTCCCACAGTTTCACTTGTCAGATAGATTTAGCCTACGTCACTCATGGTGTAGGTTATCAaagctgaaagaatttttcaaaacggttCGGTAGTTCTAAGCCCCAAAGatgaaaaatgtttcctttctATAATACTAATATAGATTAGGTTATAGTCATGTATGAAGTGTTTTTCTTACAGCTAAGGACAGCAAGCAGCTTACATTTATGTACCTCGCAAATGATGTAATTCAGAACAGTAAGAAGAAAGGTCCGGAGTACGGCAAGGCATTCGGAGAGGTCCTCGTGGAGTCCTTCAAGCATATGGCTAAGACTGGTATCAACGCTAAGACTAAACACTCTTTACATAGAATTCTAACTATATGGGAAGAGAGAGGGGTGTATGATTCACAGAAAATTCAGGAGTTTAAGGAGGCTGGTAAGTTTGGTTTTGTTTCTTCTTCTACAAACATGCATCTTTTTTTGTGTAGTCTATATAtggtcctactgctgggcaaagACCTTCCCCAAAGACGTCCATCGTTCTCTGGGGTCCATCTCTCTGTTCTAATTGGggtttgaaataaaagttaaacTTTACATAGGACTTCTAAACAACCACCTGCTAATTGCAGGTGGTTGTTTGGTTGCCACCTGTTTAACCTCTTCAAAGTATTTGTGAAATGTATGTATTATTTCAGTTGTTGAACCAACACATACAGCCTGTGGAAAACATAGTCaccatttactttattatttttctatttaaatagtTGGCACTGAATTGTtgaaatattaatgtaaataattattattttatcagtgTGACAAATTGCTTTTCAATTCACTTAACTTGAACTTAAATCTAACGGGAAACCTCAGCATTTAGTGTTCTAAAGTGCAcactttgaaatgttttttttgcagTATAAAGTGAGAATCAATTACCTGTCTTTTTCGTATTTATATCATGATCTTGATTGACAATCTAAAGTCAATTTTTCTTAGTAGTACATTATCTTGGGCCTTTCGAACGGTTGCCTTGTCGTTATTCTAGTAATATCTTTCCgtcttacaaaataaaaatttgtcatcactTGTATAAGTCTAAAAAATCTaactctagtaagcaaatcaaataGATAGGATATTAGGAATGGCCATTGTCTATCCACAGAGTAATTTTTCTTTCCACTTGGCTATTTAAAAGACTTTCTGACTGCTACTCAACCTTTACACACAACTTTACACATTTCAGTGGACCCCAACGATGCTATACCAAAGAAGGTTAGCAAGCGCAAGTCAGTAGAAGTGGAAGGCAGCAAGGAGCCAGAGAAGAAAGCGAAAGTCGAGGCTCGCGCCAAGCAGGAGCGGCGCCGCAGCGAGACCAAGGAGGTGGACGGACACATAGAGACACACACCACGCTCAGCCCCAAGACTCCGCCCGGAGACCCGCCAGAGCCTGAGGAACTTATTAAGGTTAATATATcatataataaagttataataGCAGAAATAATAGaaagttttttgtttgcttgtacgcGATAATCTCAGGAGCTCTctctggtctgatttgaaatattctttcagtgtagcccatttatcgaggagctagaggccactttttatctaaatctttatatttaagATTTATATCTTGAATATTCAGTTTGcgaatagaattgttcatttaaatcttattttaaactaataaattcgTTCTTACAATAATTTTTAGTAAACTATTAGTTTAGTTAGTTTGTAAACTATTAATTGAATATATTCTTTACAATTAGCCAAGCAATGGTTATGGTTAGCACAGGCTAATGGTTTGATGTTTAATTACAGGCCTTACTAGAACTGGAGTCGAGTGCGTCGAGCGACGAGGCAGTACGCGAGCGCATCGCCTCGCTGCCTCCCGAAGTGTCCGAAGTGCAATTATTGTCTAAGTTGGAAGGTAAAATGACTCCCTATCACCGCATCAATATTGTTATAACTCTTGTAAACAGAATCATTGCCCGTACTCGGTTCATTAAACGTATGGAAAGTTTACACAGTAAAGTTGCGTTTTGGAAGCGAGCTGACGACTGCAGCTGCCAGCACGTGCAGCAACCGCATGAATCGGTCGATAGCTGAGGGTTACTACTCATGCTGCTGCTGCGACGATCGACAGCCATTTAATAACGGGCGCGCCTAGACAgggtatatttttgttaaatatgtgGTTACAACAGTGGCTGGTAACATAGTCAGTAGTACCAACGAGACTATGCAATATTGTAGTAGGTAATTTACCTCAAATATTTGTCAAACACTTTTAGAATGGCCATATATGACTGATAATCGTTCAAGGGATCGATTTGAGTCGAGTCGAGATTAGTTATACAACACATGGCTAAGCAAGAGATTACTTGGACCTCAGTAtccgtaaaatatttttgtaagacaAATTGTACAGAAATCTAGTCCGTCTAGACGCgcctatacatacatacaaaccacCGGTGCAGCGGCAGTTTGCAGTCATCGCCTCGcttccaaaacgtacctttataaACGTAAAATCTTTGTGCTTTTGTCTTATTTCTCTAATTGACGTTCAAGTCAAAATACTCTTTATATTTGACGATCTATTTCATTTTGTAAGTTAGTGTACTATGAACTTTTTGATGAATTTGTTCAAATGACTGAATTGTACCTCGGTTTAAGTTATATTGTAATTTGTAAGCATTGACTGTGATCAATTTATTCTACTGATTGCAACATATATGAGTAGCTAATGATTGTGTTCAAACAATGAAATTCTTAGGTTTAgtctaaataataatacttcccAAATTGTGATTGTATTTATGTGATCTTATTagtgaaatattattgtaaaatatctTATTATGAATTAATAAAGAATATTGCTGATATGCCCTGTGTATTTCACTTATTCAACTGATATGCCCAAATTCACTAGACTACTTGTAAATGTTGATAcataattaaaagttttgtaaaaaaaactttttgtataCTCACTTCATATAATTATCTAAAATGTATCAAAATCTGCCAAACAATTTTATGATTTATGCAAGTGAAGTCTAAGTTCACAATAGATTGACACTGTCAATGCtgatattttacataaacttGAATACCTACTggtaaatgataattaattagaatttatgtgaatgtattaaatattacaaacaagTTACCTAAGATCTCAGAGTTTGTGAGCCTTATGGCCAATTTCACTATCTTCAGGAAACTAGAAAACTTGCAACTATGATTctcaaaaatcattaatatttagAAGTGGTCAAACTGGCCATTGGGTTTCTCGTAGCTCAGGGTGTGTACTGTGATTTGCACAAATTTTCTATAACCATAACCGTACCATGTTCAGTTCGAATTAACGATTTAACCAATGGGAGTTTCGTGGCTGTTTATCGTTAGTTAAATGATGCAACTCACAGAAACAGGTTAATACTATTACTAGATCTACCGTCTTTCTCGAAACTTGTGGCGCTATTACCcaaggtatatttatatttgaacGCCCATGGAATTTGGACAACAGGCTAGGTCCTTTTTAGAACATCTTTCGTTTTAACTGACTTGCCAgaaagaaggttctcaattgatatttttgtagctttttttttttgttaactcgTACGCAGTTATAATGTAATGAATGCTcgaattcatataaaaaaaaatcatgattacaataattaatatgGGTTAACGACTAGGTCTAATTACGCCCCTACATTGGAACATAACTACAGACAGCTATATTTTAACATtcttcattcattcatatttttaattagttataCAACAGAATTGatcaatttttttcttcatctgcaatatttcaatacagttaaattattttaaaatttagttCTATGGAATTATAGAAATTTTCATTCTATTGATTTATCATACTTTACCATTCTAGATAAGGAGTCAGCCCAGCGACTGAGTGCAGTAGTGAACTCTGCAGTGGAACTGTTAGCGGAGTACAACTTGCGTCTGTCGGAGGAGCTGGACAAGCGGCGGCGCGTGGCGGCCATGCTGCGGGACTTCGCGCAGGCGCAGAGAGACCTGGCGAAACAGGCTGAGGCTAGGCTAGAGGTAACtacaacttttattatttattattactaaaGTAATGACGATGGCATATCAACCTACCACagtctgtcaaatttcttcaatatgTTTTCaatcttatcacaatagtgaAAGATTAATGTTcaattggtaaaatttgacagattcgggaaGGTTGACCTGCTGATATCTACATATTCCTGGGTTAAACCACAGGATAAATTCGTATGTGACACTCCCACATCATGGTTAACTAAATAGGTAGCGGGGGACATGATTCGCGGCGTTTTCAATATTTCGCAATATGGTGGATTCACGTGACACTCCTATCTCACGGTTCAAACGGGTAGCGGGAGATGTGACGCGGCGTTTTCAATATATTGTGCAAATGAGACTTCTCTCTCGCACTGATGGTGGATTTATATAACCTATATATtcgttaatttaaaacaacGGATACATAATTCAGATAAATCTAAAGTTAGACGTAGAATTCGGAGTTTTGGGGTACGCACTTTTATCGATAGCAGTAACTTTTAAAAGATATACAACATATTTACCTACGATTAGACCTATTGTCTACTCTTTGCTTACAATACTATGTCATGATTATTtcatcaataataaaaaagaaacctaCTTCAACTAAAATCAATTTCAAACTCTATTTACAGGAATACAACATAAAACTCCAAAAGATTTACGCGGTGAAAGCGGAAGTGAAGTCCCACATAGAGAGCTTGCCGGACGTGTCGCGGCTGCCCGACGTCACCGGCGGACTCGCGCCGCTACCGTCTGCCGGCGATCTCTTCAGCATCTGAGGGGGAGTTGTATAGCATCGCAACTGACTTAGGAAATGGGGGAATGCACTTACTATGttaaattggatttttttttaactgacttactaaaaaagaggttctcaattcgaccacGTATATTATCTTGATTTATTTCTAAACTAATTGGTTGAATCGTTTTAGACATGATAAAACATCATAAAAGATTTATATCTTTGCCAATGCTTTTGCCTTCTGCTCAGTTCTGAACTATTTTGTATGGTCttgtattacttaaaaaaaatttaacAGACGTTTCGCACAATggtcaagaatatttttctaattactaATTTCAAGtatatttatctttttctgtTATTAATAACACTGTTAGTGTTTCAATAATACAAATATCTTGACTGTCTGAAGTATTATTTAGACAATACCATTAAATTTGCTCAAAGACAAACCACAACGTTTCTTACTTCTTATTAACATCGCTACAAACTatttgttaaaaagttttttattaacatCGTAAGTGCATTTCAAAGATATTACAAGTTGTCTTTACTTGCAAAAAGGGTGTATCTACGAAAGTAGGTGACTTACATCCTTTTTACAATTAAAGGCATAGGTTATTAGTTACGATCGGATTCCGAGAAGCTAATAAAGTTTGTtaatttgttagtttgtttgcaACACTATAGTGAGATACCGAAGTGTATGGTTATGTGTTTTACCCGGCTATTGTAAGCAATGCCCGGTCGAAATAAATAgcgtttatttttctataaatgaTGGTGTAAAATTGACGGAACTATTAATTGGTGGACGTGTATAAAGAAAAGACTAGGGTCGAAAAAGTACTGATTTTCAATAGGTTTATAATGATGTTTAAGTGCAGATTTCAATGGCCGATCCATCCGTTGCTTTTCGATTGAAGAATGaaattgacataatttatatgatattgcctcgttggtctagctgtcgcaaatgcggctgctgagcacgaggtcttgtGTTCGATTctcgagtcgggccgaaatcgctttgtgggttttagaagacgaaacacaaagcagcccggagcctggaagttggtgattgatacacccgtgcatcggagagcacgtaagtgtcggtcctgcgtctgttctctctccggtcgtgtcggattgccgtctcatcgggttatgagattgaaggaatagtgaatgcacctgtatctgcgcaaatgcttgagcactataatatgtcctgcgcagttggctaatctccttacatgagaacagccgccgtagccaatAATCGGCTCGGAGGACATCGTCATCatcaatttatatgaagcttatGTCAAATATCAATTTCTAATCGCAAATTACGGAAATAtcggttatagaaatccacctTAAGATGAGGAAACGAGATGGAGTTATACACCATGTATAGCGGCGTCTCTTTTCCACACAGGATTCAAGATGTGCGTATGACATGTCTCTTTATGACCCAAGAAGTATATTTGTCAATGAAAATCGTGTGCGTTACAATTCACATTAAATATTTCTtactaatatgtattataaatgaaaaagtttacATGTGTGTATATTTGTAACTCTctctcacgcaaaaactactgaatagattttgatgaaaccgcgggcggaagctagtaactaAAAAATAACATGTAATACATTATCATACACttcttataattaaattataatcgaAGTTTGCCTTATTTGTCAAGAGTAACTGCCTTAACATTCGCATACAATCGTTTTAGTAAAGTAAATATACTATTGAATATCGATGTATCATCTAAGTTGTATATTATAAGTACCGACTGTATAAAtagcaaaataatattgtactgatataataatttatacaacTTTCATAAGAAATAGGTATAAAGCCGTCATCTTATAGTATTATTCTTGTCTAAACGTATGCGAGTGAAAGACAGCTAGGAGTGTCAAAATATTGTCAGAAATACCGAGTTAAAGGTTTATCAATACCATATTGATTGGCACAGTACTAATTTTACCTGTTTCTTGGAATGCTGCAGTTTGTATTCATTGTAACAtgacatcaaaaacaaaagttttgtgattaactaaaataacatcttgttacaataaaaaaagtatctgaggctcacaaaaacaaaaaaaaatcacaactttaCACTTGCAAGTTTGGCTCAAGTAAGTAACTAACGATACATTTTCAAATGTAAAACCCCATGTGGTAAGTCCTCCGTAATTcacttatagtatttttttaaaactacttaCAACTAACGGAAGTTACGTAATTTTTACGGAAGCGACTTACAAGTGTCAAGTTGGGGTCAGATCAGTTAATGGCATGGCTAATAATTTAAGTTCTATCAATATTCATAcctatttcaatacttttaaggcacattttcgttttaaatacGCATGCTGCAATATCAACTTGTCCATAATACGAACCTTACGTACATGTGAATAAGATTGACATTTTATTGACATTGGGTTACGTGGCTTTTGGtcagtttgatattttcaatatctatttttaatatttgttatgttttaTCCTTAGTCCAcatttccattttatttttagcgtgAACTTTGAAAAGCGGTCTTTGAACTCTAAATTGATTGAAAATGTTGAGTTTAATAACCCCTTTTCAGTCGTAATATATGTAAGTTGTACAATTTGTTAATTGCCATGCACTgtattattttacatagatTCGTTTTTGCACACTCCCACTGTAATCTCAAGGTTTACTtactgaacttatttttaaattccctgagctataaatatgtatctacCGTTTATCCTTCATACCAATACTCCTATATTTTTATGCTGTTTAGTCTTCCGCAAATATAATACAGTTTTTGTGTAATccattttttgaaataattgtattaatttagtaCACAAGTACATCTGTATTATGAAGCGATTcatagcaataaaaataattgctcAGAAAATTGATGAATTATAATGCATGCTAAGTTGAATGATCGTTACTGATAACTTTTCTCACTGACTAGTtgaaaatacgtattaaaaGTTAAGAATAAGCTTGCATAGATAGACCACATATCTTACAATTTGTTGTTAAGGGAGTTTTCAACTAGACACTGAAAAAAGCCCTGTGTGGCGCAGGTTTATAACTATGTTGATTTTTGTAGATTGGTGCTCGCCGAACGTATAgcttaacaatttatgtaagttctaggTTTTCAAGGCCAATTTTTGCTGAGTTAAACGCATTGCCAGATTGATAAATGGATTGAAATGTTAACCTTTTCGTTACTGAGCATCAACCGAATATGAGTGCTTTTCTTTGttaaattttcacacaaaaatgtGGACACATAACCCCGAATTTACACTCTTTAAGTTTCTTACGTAAGTGTTACGGAAGCCACTTCCGTAATTTATGAGAAATAACTGTAAGCGACTTAAGAAAAACATGCGAATGTAAAACAGTTATATAATTTCGTAAGTGACTTACCAGTGTAAAGGCGGCCCTATGTTCATAGTCATGGGTTTATCACGATTCTAAACCAAATAATAGCGTAATTTGGTGcgtttagttaatttatttaactaccaCGAATCCACTATGTATAGCTAGATATTATAGACTTAAATGAATTATAGAATTTGTTATATTAACAATgttgttcttttatttgtttagccatctttatttctactaaatatagatgttttctttcacgaaagcgggtgagcttTACTTATGTGGGTAAAAGTAGCTGCCACATTGAATTTGTGTGACTCGATTATTACTGAGCGCGTCCGAATTTACGCATATAAAGACTATGTACATGCACATCTACATAGTCAAAAAGTATGGATACAAGTATGGATTAAGGTAAGCGCCCACAGGCACGCATCGCAAGTATCGGACGCATCGCACGTAACGGATTTTACCTTGCCTTGTATAAGAATTCATAATACGGCGTCCACTGATCCGCATCGTATGGACGAGTCAGATACATACCTAGCTATGCTATAATGCGATACGTCCGACACGTGCAATGCGGGCCTGTGGACGCTTACCTTTAACCGTTTTCTTCAAATAAAACATCTGTACCAGAAAGTTCAGAAAggctaaaataatttgttaaatattcTCTTTCGAGGTTAAGGTATACTCTTTGCTACTAAAAAGTCTCCCCTGACAGTGTCAATGATGCTAAATTTTGACACATGTTTATCAGAAAGGTTttcgaaaaatatttacatgtgaTTTATTTCTGAAAATGAGTGAGAGTTTGGTGAGTATTGTTGCACCAATAACTATATAAATgtgagttattaaaaataagcgAATATTGAATAATTGTTGACTAAATCCATTTATTGCAGAGTACTCGTTCCAAAACTGTGACTGATTCTATCGAGTCGGAATCTGTTGATAGCCCACCggtaatgtttttaaaaatctttcttACTTAGTAAATTCTTTGTGTTATTCTGCTATTTTCTTTGTAGCTTTATACCATACCCACTTAGCtaggcaaaaaaaaatatttgaagctACCGCCGTCTGACTCAAAAACCCGATAAATCCAGTCTTGACAAATAGTccatatattaaaaattaaatcaagaCAATATAAGGTGTTTCTTCCTTATTAAAGATATACGTGTTCTCTAGATATTCGACCGATGGACCAACAACATAAGTTACCGTCAGCTCGTGGTGTCATCCGGCATCGGAATATTCCAACTATGGTGGCACCCGTATCTATTCGACTTAAAGAAGCTTCTACCTTTCCTGTTTCTATACAATGTGTTCAGTATAATCATTGCATACCCGCTGTTTTACCTGGAGCTTGCGCTTGGCGTGGCCACCAAGAAAAGTGTGCTCAACTGCTGGGATTTGTCACCTATGGCTAGAGGTACATAATGTAAAAAGTCTTACTAGTAAGTAAACAGGTTCTTCTTGTTTATGATGCAATTCAATTTCAGACAGATAATATTTGGATGACTTATATGGTGGACCATCAGTTTCAAACATGAATTCCTACTAGGTATaatgcaggggcccgattctcctaagttaatattgtcaaaatcgaatagaaattgaatcgcaatctgatcgcaatagcagttttaaccttatcgggcattttGCCtgctaatataagaccaatcgtattccaatgacaatcgattggtttgcgattggtctgctattttggtgattttggtctatacggtagtttgctgtacaatcattttgcaatcgtaaatcatatgcagacaaaatgattcattattgaatgacagaaaaggataaaaacgtttatttcaaagaaaaaatagcggaatgccacatccgcttcaatcgtaatcgagtcgggattgaatctcagtcgaaccgagtcgaacgtgaatcgtatgtcgcttaagtaaaattaggagaatcgggcccctggtagaCTCTGTTTATAGTAACGCGAATTTGAGTACCGTTCATCGCAGGATGGCATTGgctatacatactctttaattTGCGCTATTGTCTTATATATCCTGGTGGCAGGTAACTTTAGCTTTGCATGTATCAGGCATAGGTTTCGCAATGCTGTCGACGTGCATGTTCACGGCGCTGGCAGCTGGTGCAGTGGGGGCATGGTGTTTGGCGCTGATGGTGCACTCGATACATACGTTCCTGCCGTGGCTGCACTGCGCGGCGGCTGCACGCCCGCCCTGCGCGGCGCGGCATCGACCACTGCCGGCGGGCAGCGAGACGCCGGCGCAGTCATTCTTTTTGTAAGTTTCTTTTGGTTCTGACACCTATCATTTACCTAATCATCTTTGTAAGTCTTTTCGGTTAGTCAGAAGTTGAGTTttatgactgcctcgttggcctagtggtcgcaagcgcggctgctgtgctcgaggtctcgggttcgattccctggtAGGGCCGAAATCGTGGAATCGTGAAATGAAATTTGTGGGTCTtctgaaactttcacaaagcagcccggactctggaagttggtgattgattcatgcatcggagagcacgtaaatgtcggtcctgcgcctgatgtctttccggtcgtgtcgggttgccgtcccatcgggttatgagagtgaaggaatagtgagtgcacctgtg
This genomic window contains:
- the LOC124635176 gene encoding regulation of nuclear pre-mRNA domain-containing protein 1B isoform X1, with the translated sequence MAGFTENALVRKLQELNSSQQSIQTLSLWLIHHRKHHSVVVKTWFKEILKAKDSKQLTFMYLANDVIQNSKKKGPEYGKAFGEVLVESFKHMAKTGINAKTKHSLHRILTIWEERGVYDSQKIQEFKEAVDPNDAIPKKVSKRKSVEVEGSKEPEKKAKVEARAKQERRRSETKEVDGHIETHTTLSPKTPPGDPPEPEELIKALLELESSASSDEAVRERIASLPPEVSEVQLLSKLEDKESAQRLSAVVNSAVELLAEYNLRLSEELDKRRRVAAMLRDFAQAQRDLAKQAEARLEEYNIKLQKIYAVKAEVKSHIESLPDVSRLPDVTGGLAPLPSAGDLFSI
- the LOC124635176 gene encoding regulation of nuclear pre-mRNA domain-containing protein 1B isoform X2, which produces MYLANDVIQNSKKKGPEYGKAFGEVLVESFKHMAKTGINAKTKHSLHRILTIWEERGVYDSQKIQEFKEAVDPNDAIPKKVSKRKSVEVEGSKEPEKKAKVEARAKQERRRSETKEVDGHIETHTTLSPKTPPGDPPEPEELIKALLELESSASSDEAVRERIASLPPEVSEVQLLSKLEDKESAQRLSAVVNSAVELLAEYNLRLSEELDKRRRVAAMLRDFAQAQRDLAKQAEARLEEYNIKLQKIYAVKAEVKSHIESLPDVSRLPDVTGGLAPLPSAGDLFSI